A single bacterium DNA region contains:
- a CDS encoding nitroreductase family protein translates to MSDAPHVPYRPHDPGRASEIVSHEFYTLMNHRRSVRHFSNRAVSRETIENIVRTAGTAPSGANRQPWRFVCVDDAALKREIREAAEAEEHLFYTKRASEKWLHDLEPFATTEQKPFLEIAPWLIVVFELTRGDDGGAVYYASESTGIATGILLAAIQVAGLCALTHSPAPMRFLSPILRRPANERPFLLIPVGHAADGCEVPDIHRKPLEEIMVVNR, encoded by the coding sequence ATGTCCGACGCCCCGCACGTTCCCTATCGCCCGCACGATCCCGGCCGCGCGTCGGAAATTGTGTCGCACGAGTTCTACACGCTCATGAACCATCGCCGCAGCGTGCGGCATTTTTCCAATCGCGCCGTCAGCCGGGAGACGATCGAAAACATCGTGCGTACCGCGGGCACGGCGCCGAGCGGCGCGAACCGTCAGCCGTGGCGGTTCGTGTGCGTGGACGACGCCGCGCTCAAACGCGAAATCCGCGAGGCGGCCGAGGCGGAGGAGCATCTGTTTTACACGAAGCGCGCGTCCGAAAAATGGCTTCACGACCTGGAGCCGTTCGCGACCACCGAGCAAAAGCCGTTCCTTGAAATCGCTCCGTGGCTCATCGTCGTTTTCGAACTGACGCGCGGCGACGACGGCGGCGCGGTGTATTACGCTTCCGAATCGACCGGTATCGCGACGGGCATATTGCTGGCCGCCATCCAGGTCGCGGGCCTTTGCGCGTTGACGCACTCCCCCGCGCCGATGCGCTTTTTGTCGCCGATCCTTCGCCGCCCCGCGAACGAGAGACCGTTCCTGCTGATCCCCGTCGGCCATGCGGCGGACGGCT